In Kineococcus sp. NBC_00420, a single genomic region encodes these proteins:
- a CDS encoding PQQ-dependent sugar dehydrogenase: MAKPPAHEPIAGSGLRALAAVGAAAFLGLTACTSATPAGPPSTAGTAASGVEVVSTDLEAPWSLAFHERTALVTERDSARVLEIADDGTTREVGVVDGVGGSGEGGLLGIAVLDGDLFAYSTGEGENRVERYELTGEPGNLSLGEGETILAGLDAAGYHNGGRIAFGPDGMLYVTVGDAGDRSSAQDLNSLSGKILRIAPDGSIPVDNPFAGSAVWSYGHRNPQGIAWDEDGTLYASEFGQDAWDELNVVRAGGNYGWPTVEGVAGQEGFVDPVQQWAPEEASPSGIAVSDGAIHIANLRGQRLRDVALDDLGNATERFAGEFGRLRDVVVAPDGSLWMLTNNTDGRGRPSAGDDRVLRVSGG; encoded by the coding sequence GTGGCGAAACCTCCTGCCCACGAACCGATCGCCGGCTCCGGCCTGCGCGCCCTCGCGGCGGTCGGTGCCGCGGCCTTCCTCGGGCTGACGGCCTGCACCAGCGCGACTCCCGCCGGCCCGCCGTCGACGGCCGGGACCGCAGCGAGCGGTGTCGAGGTCGTCAGCACCGACCTCGAGGCACCGTGGTCCCTGGCGTTCCACGAGCGGACCGCGCTGGTCACCGAACGCGACAGTGCCCGGGTCCTGGAGATCGCGGACGACGGGACCACCCGCGAGGTCGGAGTCGTCGACGGCGTCGGGGGCAGCGGCGAGGGCGGGCTGCTCGGCATCGCCGTCCTGGACGGGGACCTCTTCGCGTACTCCACGGGCGAGGGGGAGAACCGGGTCGAACGCTACGAACTCACCGGGGAGCCCGGGAACCTCTCCCTCGGGGAGGGCGAGACGATCCTCGCGGGGCTCGACGCCGCGGGCTACCACAACGGGGGCCGCATCGCGTTCGGCCCCGACGGGATGCTCTACGTCACCGTGGGGGACGCGGGTGACCGGAGCAGCGCCCAGGACCTGAACTCCCTCTCGGGCAAGATCCTGCGCATCGCCCCGGACGGTTCGATCCCGGTCGACAACCCGTTCGCGGGGTCCGCGGTGTGGAGCTACGGCCACCGCAACCCGCAGGGCATCGCCTGGGACGAGGACGGAACCCTCTACGCCAGCGAGTTCGGGCAGGACGCCTGGGACGAACTCAACGTCGTCCGGGCCGGCGGGAACTACGGCTGGCCGACCGTCGAGGGCGTGGCCGGACAGGAGGGTTTCGTCGACCCGGTGCAGCAGTGGGCACCCGAGGAGGCCAGCCCCAGCGGCATCGCCGTCTCCGACGGCGCGATCCACATCGCCAACCTGCGTGGTCAGCGGCTGCGCGACGTCGCGCTGGACGACCTCGGGAACGCCACGGAACGCTTCGCTGGAGAGTTCGGCCGCCTGCGTGACGTCGTCGTCGCCCCCGACGGGAGCCTGTGGATGCTCACGAACAACACCGACGGCCGCGGACGGCCGTCGGCGGGCGACGACCGCGTCCTGCGCGTGAGCGGTGGCTGA
- a CDS encoding cyclophilin-like fold protein, with protein sequence MSTRIDDQRTGTTGAARGGGASAVTGPRALLIAAVLLTAVAVTSCSSSPTAAPAGDPVTGPPSSSAGSSAGSSAGEAATVTLPATTDVVGTVVRFTSPRTSVDVTIGEDSPATRDFLSMLPLTLPVEDLAGREKISYLPRELDHAGSPGSDPEDGDLIYFTPWGNLGFYYDASGIEYADDTLHLGTYQASAEQLELLEGGAVSVDVVP encoded by the coding sequence GTGAGCACGCGGATCGACGACCAGCGGACCGGGACGACCGGGGCCGCTCGCGGCGGCGGAGCGTCTGCCGTGACGGGCCCGCGGGCCCTGCTGATCGCGGCGGTCCTCCTGACCGCTGTGGCGGTGACCTCCTGCAGTTCGTCGCCGACCGCCGCCCCGGCCGGCGATCCGGTCACCGGACCGCCCAGCAGTTCGGCGGGCAGTTCGGCGGGCAGTTCGGCGGGTGAGGCCGCCACCGTGACGCTTCCCGCCACGACCGACGTGGTGGGCACGGTCGTGCGCTTCACCTCCCCGCGGACGAGCGTCGACGTGACGATCGGGGAGGACAGCCCCGCGACCCGGGACTTCCTCTCGATGCTGCCGTTGACGCTCCCGGTGGAGGACCTCGCGGGCCGGGAGAAGATCAGCTACCTCCCCCGGGAGCTGGACCACGCCGGGTCCCCGGGGTCCGATCCCGAGGACGGCGATCTCATCTACTTCACCCCCTGGGGGAACCTCGGGTTCTACTACGACGCCTCCGGCATCGAGTACGCCGACGACACGCTGCACCTCGGGACCTACCAAGCCTCGGCCGAACAGCTCGAACTGCTGGAGGGCGGTGCGGTGAGCGTCGA